In Chloroflexota bacterium, the DNA window ACCGTCGTCGGAACGTAACGCAGAGAGAATCGCTCGCTCTTGGTATCGAACAAACCCACCTTGGTGAACGTCGAGCCGAAATCGACGACCAGGGCTTGTTTGGTCTGAGTCCTGAGTTGCGCGATACTCTTGCCGCGAATCGTCACTTCGTGATCCGTTTCATCTTCCATCGCCTCCGTCTCAGTGATGAAGTTCTCATCGGCGGCAACGGAAATGGTCTTGTCGAAATACCAAGGGAATCGTTGACGCACGAGATCGACGCGCTGGAATTCATCTTTGACCGGAATCCCATCCCAGGTATCTGCGCGACACGCGCCGTCCACCACCTTGACTTTGCACTTGCCGATCATCTCGTACTTTTTGTCGGCGACCGTCAGGTGCGGCGCTTGAAAGAGTCCGATTTGCATGGCGAGTTCGAGCGCGTCGGGACTAATCACGCCGCACGTATTCGTCGAATAGTGCGCTTCATTTGCAAACGAGAGGAGCATCGTCTCGTAATTGTGTTCGGCGTCCTCGCTCGATTCTTTCGCCCACGCATTGAAATTCGCGACGGTGACCGGACCTTCGTATCCGCCGAGCAACGCGGCATGCAGAACGTTGTACATCGCGCCGCGTTTCAGTTCGGCGATGCGATGGCGCACCCAGGGGTCTGCCCAGATATTTGGCACGTGACCCTTGGCAAAATCCCAGCACACTTGCTTCGTGATCTGGCACGATTCGATAATGTCTTCCGCTTTGGCTTCGTGATGCGCTTCCGAGTGCGTGACGACGTGCAGAATGTCAGGTTCGAGATAGAGCTGGGTATAAATGCCGAATGCGAGATGACCCTTGGCTTGATGTAAATCTGGCGGAAAACTGGGCAAGCCCGAACGCGTTTGCTTGATGATGTGAAAATCGTAATGCTGGGTCAGTGGTTCGATGAGTTCGTACGCGGCTTTCATCTTGGCGAGATCGTCGAGCGCGGAAATTTCGGGGGGCAGTTCGAACATCATTTGCATCACGTAATGCTTGACGCCGAGTTTGAGCGCCATCAACCCGACGAGGACGTGATCGGTCACTTGCATATCATCGCTCGCGTAGCGCAAGCCCCATTGATGCGGGTCGTTGATTTCGCACGGCTTGCCGACGCTTGCCCAGTACCGAATCACATCGTAATGTTCGCGGAACGAATCGTGAATCGAAATGGGACCGCGTCCATCCATGCGGTTGTAGAAAAAAATCGGGACGGCGGGAAAACACGCGTTGAGATGTTCCTGCCACAGTTTCGCCAGTTCGAGGAGTTCATCCGTACCGCTATAGATGCGTGTCATCGGATAGTTGCCATGCCGCGTCGCCGCTTTGAGTCGTTTCAAATCTTCGATCGTGCGAATCGGCGCGCCGCCTTGACCGGCGAGGTATTTGCCAGGGTCTTCTTCGCCGCGAATAAATTTGGCGAGCAATTCCTGGGACGTTTGATCGGGCGCGAGCGAAACGATTTCGAGTGCGCCGGCGTCCGCGAGTTTTTCGATGCCGTCAATCGTCGGCTCGATGGTCTCCGCCGCGATGCCGATGTGCGCGCGAATGATCGGACGATTTTCGCGTTCGCGCACCTGCCGAATTCGCTCGACCAAAAAATCCGACCACTCGAATTCTTCGCGCGCGACGTGGACGGGTTGCTGTTTGGCGAAGCGTTCCAACTCTTCCATCGTGATGTAATCGTCGGCGATGACTTCGAAAAAGTGATGGAACTCGGGGCGGTCCATATATTCCTGGCTGACTTTTTCTAAATCATAGTGACGCTCTTCCGGCGGAGTGAATGGATCGGGTTCGAGCGGCACGCCCGTCATCGTGCGAACGAGATTCGCCGCGGGGCGCAGTCCGCCAAAACTAAAACGAATTCCAGAATCCTTGGGATGCAAACCATACTTGGTCGCGGTCTCGACGAACTCGGTGATGAGTTTATCCACGTGCAAATCGCCGAGCCGCATCGAAACGCCGACGACTTCGGGACGCGCTTCGCGAATCTTGTTGATCACTTCCGGAATCGGCACCGCGGGACCGAGTTTGACGGCGATGTAGCCCATGCCCTGGTCTTGCATCCAATCCGCAAAACCTTCGACGCCGAGATTGTGAACGCACTTGCCGATCGCGCCAACCATCACGCGGCGTTTTTTGCGGCTATCCGAAGAACCGTCCATATCTGTCACTCCTCTGCATAATCGGATAAGAGTTCGCACACAAAGTTGTCTTCAAGCAAACCTAAAGTCCATCCTTGCGAAGGTTTCCAACCACTTTGCCGAAGCATCGCGCCTTCAAACCTTCGCAAGGATGCGCGACACTTTCCTAATGGGATCATTCCATTAACAACTTGCCCGCGCGATAGGTGGCATCCACCTCGCGTAAGGCGCGTGCGGTTTCTTTGGGACGGGCGAAGGAGAGCGAAGCAATGAACGCGTTGATGAGTGACATCATACTCGTCAGCGAGAGTGCATGCGCCGTGCCATCGGTCGCGACTTGGAATGCATAATCGGCGCGTTGCGCGAGCGGCGAAACGATGCTGTCGGTGATCGCGATACGCGTGGCACGAACGCTCTCTGCGCGTTCCATTGCCGCGACCGTTTCCGCAACGTAACGCCAAACGCTGATGGCGACGAGAACACTCGTGCGCTCGAGGTGCCTGAGTTCCAAGGCGAGTGGAATGCCGCCGTTCAGAACCACACGCGCATCCAACCCCATCACCTTCAATGAGTGCGCCAAATAGAGCGCCGGCGCAGCGGAGAGTCCCGCACCGATGACTAAAATGTCGCTCGCTTTGGCGAGCGCGGTAACGGCAGAGGCAAAACGGTTCAAATCGAGATTCTGGAGTGTGGAGCGAAGATTTTGCAAATCGAGGTCAAAGGTTTGTGCGACGGCTTGATGCTTGCTCAGAATGCCTTTGCCTTTTTCGATTTGTTGAACTTTGCGGATGTAGGTAGGCAAACTCGCGCGGACAGCGGACTGGAGGTCTGGATAGCCATCGTAACCGAGGGTTTGGCAAAAGCGGACGACGGTCGCCGCGCTGAGGTTCGTCTTGGCGCCGAGTTCGGCTGCCGAGGCAAACGCGACGAAAAGACCGTTCTCCAAAATATAGCGCGCTAACTTTTTGTGGGAGCGGCTCGAGTGCGGCAAACTGGCGGTGATGCGATTCTCCAGCGAATCAGATTCAGTCATCGAATCTCGATTGGACATTTGCTCGCGAGTATATCACAAAACGAGCACAGATGCAATAGATATTTCAGATTTAAAAAATGTGCAATAAACGTTACAAGGCGACGGAAAACGCCCCTCTCCCTCGCAGAGAGAGGGGTGGGGCGAGAGTGAGCACGACTTTGCACGCGCCCTGACCCCACATCCGACTCCCCTTGACACAATCAAAGGCGTCCTTTATACTTTGTGTCATCGTCGGGCGATATCCGCCCGGCACTCTACTCGTGGCGGGGCAATGAAGCCTGGCTTCCAGTTGGACGCTTTGAGTCAGGTGGAGCGAATAGCGTAACCGACCGTGTTCACGATTGTTGTGTGGCACGGTTTTTTGTTTCGCAAAGATTTTTGGAACCGAGGTGATGCCGATAAGAATTCCTGGAACGTATCGTGTTGGTCCATCCAATCAAAACCAAGAGGAGGAAAGCGCAAATGCGTCCCTTCAAGTTCAAAATTCGACGACCCAGTTCCGTCGTCCTTTCGCTTGCTTTGGCGCTTCTATTTCTGATTGGCATGCAACCTCAACCGATCTTCGCTGTTTCGCCGAACGTCGTAATCAGCCAAGTGTATGGCGGCGGTGGGAATAGTGGTGCGCCATACACAAACGATTTTGTCGAGTTATTCAATCGCGGAACCACGACCGTTTCGCTGAGTGGTTGGTCAATTCAGTACACCAGTGCGAATGGCACCGGTAACTTTGGCTCGGCGACCAACCTAATCACGCCCTTGTCGGGTTCGCTTGCGCCAGGTCAGTACTTGCTGGTGCAAGAAGCATCCCAGGCAGCAGTTGGCGCGCCACTACCAACGCCTGACGTGACAGATGCTACGCCGATCAACATGGCTGCCGGGGGTGGCAAAGTTGCGTTGGTGAACACGTCCACACCACTTGGCTGCAATGGCAGTTCAACCCCGTGCACGCCCGCCGCGCTGGCGACCATCGTTGATCTGGTCGGTCTCGATGGCGCTAATTTCTTCGAAGGCTCGGGGGCGGGACCTACGACTAACAACACGACCTCTGCGTTTCGCGCGGTTAACGGATGTACGGACACGGACAACAACGCCGCCGACTTTGCCGCTGCCGCGCCAAATCCTCGCAACACGGCTT includes these proteins:
- a CDS encoding glutamate mutase L — translated: MDGSSDSRKKRRVMVGAIGKCVHNLGVEGFADWMQDQGMGYIAVKLGPAVPIPEVINKIREARPEVVGVSMRLGDLHVDKLITEFVETATKYGLHPKDSGIRFSFGGLRPAANLVRTMTGVPLEPDPFTPPEERHYDLEKVSQEYMDRPEFHHFFEVIADDYITMEELERFAKQQPVHVAREEFEWSDFLVERIRQVRERENRPIIRAHIGIAAETIEPTIDGIEKLADAGALEIVSLAPDQTSQELLAKFIRGEEDPGKYLAGQGGAPIRTIEDLKRLKAATRHGNYPMTRIYSGTDELLELAKLWQEHLNACFPAVPIFFYNRMDGRGPISIHDSFREHYDVIRYWASVGKPCEINDPHQWGLRYASDDMQVTDHVLVGLMALKLGVKHYVMQMMFELPPEISALDDLAKMKAAYELIEPLTQHYDFHIIKQTRSGLPSFPPDLHQAKGHLAFGIYTQLYLEPDILHVVTHSEAHHEAKAEDIIESCQITKQVCWDFAKGHVPNIWADPWVRHRIAELKRGAMYNVLHAALLGGYEGPVTVANFNAWAKESSEDAEHNYETMLLSFANEAHYSTNTCGVISPDALELAMQIGLFQAPHLTVADKKYEMIGKCKVKVVDGACRADTWDGIPVKDEFQRVDLVRQRFPWYFDKTISVAADENFITETEAMEDETDHEVTIRGKSIAQLRTQTKQALVVDFGSTFTKVGLFDTKSERFSLRYVPTTVDDIRIGLANGLGVLDACQKRGDWKPLDDAMSQFDVRLPCSSAKGGLKMVTVSLTEAESGFAADLAALTAGAKLLASYAGKLTPEQARAIYTTDQPEIILMAGGVDEGGDTETELHNAHLLAENARLAGYAQYGVPVIYAGNQDISEQIENIFRANHIDIRVTANVMPEVNRFQIEVVNEAIRELFQTVIIRAKGFDVVEEFMDAPFIPTPRAAFRGINLLARGHGNEAGIGNILALDIGGATTDFFSNVTDNPLFVYEGSDNSKRVKRTILKTPNTPLAYRRVEGKYGLAYNAENLKELDRFKNGAMQGELSAFLAQHFPKTFAPHKDQFRQFLLNRNNHVEVDLDQYLSWMTANPHVVPETALENTARSWLAREILATATRKHVGYVDETETYFLQHGVNFLNQQVTVVLIGGTVYHKCQEQAKGYLDDLALIAQGVLYDPNEPRVLRPKGNVLMDAQYLVSILGGLYGRVDPEQALRVMKRELLRLEMKDLSGFRRRRT
- a CDS encoding MurR/RpiR family transcriptional regulator yields the protein MTESDSLENRITASLPHSSRSHKKLARYILENGLFVAFASAAELGAKTNLSAATVVRFCQTLGYDGYPDLQSAVRASLPTYIRKVQQIEKGKGILSKHQAVAQTFDLDLQNLRSTLQNLDLNRFASAVTALAKASDILVIGAGLSAAPALYLAHSLKVMGLDARVVLNGGIPLALELRHLERTSVLVAISVWRYVAETVAAMERAESVRATRIAITDSIVSPLAQRADYAFQVATDGTAHALSLTSMMSLINAFIASLSFARPKETARALREVDATYRAGKLLME